The following are encoded in a window of Gasterosteus aculeatus chromosome 5, fGasAcu3.hap1.1, whole genome shotgun sequence genomic DNA:
- the LOC120819669 gene encoding TBC1 domain family member 12 isoform X1, with product MERSKIASSQHHHHHHHHRCCFPSSSSTADVIAQQLTGSGHSKCLDLTTCSLCSGTGRLMRCCSDSQGAGPSLRYDISQTKRMNQSVEVKCLSASSNRASSCTEGSQVNCCGGGASGKSTCSASPSEACQCVNHVTNPSEGEFTSDLQVVSSDDDAFTAEPTAPGGQRLATRHCRNTFKCRRRQSAPGQMEQDDGDSESELQSRRPGLAEYFSSRKQRPLSHNVPGWKLFGKVPPKQSPSKQSQVIQQEFKARQVATCSSSTHHAAGQQSKRKVEFEPLSTTALILEDRPPNLPAKSAEETQRHRQQYEDMVAEAKRMELKEAQRRQQQKEERFRQEEEISNTSLVWNQHILPRWDAMRSSRRARDLWWGGLPPSVRGRVWSLAVGNELNITAELYQIFLSRAKEKWTGVLGTEDGTELIRRDISRALPSLCVFHKVKHSPGVFTSRQEVNSHFLFVGRTIPQPAAKHSGSVHLLLT from the exons ATGGAAAGGAGCAAGATTGCGTCTtcgcagcatcatcatcatcatcatcatcatcgttgctgtttcccctcctcctcctccactgctgaTGTCATAGCCCAGCAGCTCACAGGTTCAGGACACAGCAAGTGTTTGGACCTCACTACCTGTTCGCTCTGCTCCGGCACGGGGCGACTAATGAGATGCTGTTCTGACAGTCAGGGGGCGGGGCCTAGTCTGCGATATGACATCTCCCAAACTAAAAGGATGAATCAAAGTGTGGAAGTGAAGTGTCTGTCAGCGAGCTCAAACAGGGCGTCGTCCTGTACCGAGGGATCACAGGTTAACTGctgtgggggcggggcttctggCAAGTCCACCTGCTCTGCGTCGCCATCGGAggcctgtcagtgtgtaaaCCATGTGACCAACCCCTCAGAGGGGGAGTTCACCTCTGACCTCCAAGTGGTCAGCTCCGATGATGACGCCTTCACTGCAGAGCCCACAGCGCCAGGTGGGCAGAGACTCGCCACTCGTCACTGCAGGAATACGTTCAAGTGCCGCCGCAGGCAGAGCGCTCCGGGTCAGATGGAGCAGGACGACGGAGACTCTGAGTCCGAGCTACAGTCCAGGAGACCGGGACTCGCCGAGTACTTCAGCAG caggaagcagcgGCCCCTCAGTCACAACGTCCCTGGGTGGAAGCTGTTTGGTAAAGTTCCTCCCAAACAAAGTCCCAGCAAACAGTCTCAGGTCATCCAGCAG GAGTTCAAGGCGCGGCAGGTTGCGACATGCAGCTCTTCTACCCATCATGCCGCGGGGCAGCAGAGCAAGAGGAAGGTGGAGTTTGAGCCGCTGTCGACCACAGCGCTAATCTTGGAGGACCGGCCGCC gaaCCTTCCAGCCAAGTCGGcggaggagacacagagacacagacagcagTACGAGGACATGGTGGCCGAAGCCAAGAGGATGG AGCTAAAGGAGGCtcagaggaggcagcagcagaaagaggagaggttcagacaggaggaggagatctcCAACACCTCGCTGGTCTGGAACCAGCACATCCTGCCGCGCTGGGACGCCAT GAGGTCCAGTCGTCGGGCTCGGGActtgtggtgggggggtttacCCCCCAGCGTCAGAGGGCGGGTCTGGAGCCTCGCCGTTGGCAACGAGCTCAACATCACTGCAG agcTCTACCAAATCTTCCTGTCCAGAGCCAAGGAGAAGTGGACGGGCGTCCTTGGGACTGAGG ACGGCACAGAGCTCATCAGGCGGGATATCTCCAGGGCGCTGCCCTCGCTCTGCGTCTTCCACAAGGTGAAACACTCACCTGGTGTGTTCACCTCCAGACAGGAAGTCAACTCGCACTTTCTTTTTGTAGGGCGGACCATACCACAACCTGCTGCAAAGCATTCTGGGAGCGTACACTTGTTACTGACCTGA
- the LOC120819669 gene encoding TBC1 domain family member 12 isoform X3 produces the protein MERSKIASSQHHHHHHHHRCCFPSSSSTADVIAQQLTGSGHSKCLDLTTCSLCSGTGRLMRCCSDSQGAGPSLRYDISQTKRMNQSVEVKCLSASSNRASSCTEGSQVNCCGGGASGKSTCSASPSEACQCVNHVTNPSEGEFTSDLQVVSSDDDAFTAEPTAPGGQRLATRHCRNTFKCRRRQSAPGQMEQDDGDSESELQSRRPGLAEYFSSRKQRPLSHNVPGWKLFGKVPPKQSPSKQSQVIQQEFKARQVATCSSSTHHAAGQQSKRKVEFEPLSTTALILEDRPPNLPAKSAEETQRHRQQYEDMVAEAKRMELKEAQRRQQQKEERFRQEEEISNTSLVWNQHILPRWDAMRSSRRARDLWWGGLPPSVRGRVWSLAVGNELNITAELYQIFLSRAKEKWTGVLGTEGRTIPQPAAKHSGSVHLLLT, from the exons ATGGAAAGGAGCAAGATTGCGTCTtcgcagcatcatcatcatcatcatcatcatcgttgctgtttcccctcctcctcctccactgctgaTGTCATAGCCCAGCAGCTCACAGGTTCAGGACACAGCAAGTGTTTGGACCTCACTACCTGTTCGCTCTGCTCCGGCACGGGGCGACTAATGAGATGCTGTTCTGACAGTCAGGGGGCGGGGCCTAGTCTGCGATATGACATCTCCCAAACTAAAAGGATGAATCAAAGTGTGGAAGTGAAGTGTCTGTCAGCGAGCTCAAACAGGGCGTCGTCCTGTACCGAGGGATCACAGGTTAACTGctgtgggggcggggcttctggCAAGTCCACCTGCTCTGCGTCGCCATCGGAggcctgtcagtgtgtaaaCCATGTGACCAACCCCTCAGAGGGGGAGTTCACCTCTGACCTCCAAGTGGTCAGCTCCGATGATGACGCCTTCACTGCAGAGCCCACAGCGCCAGGTGGGCAGAGACTCGCCACTCGTCACTGCAGGAATACGTTCAAGTGCCGCCGCAGGCAGAGCGCTCCGGGTCAGATGGAGCAGGACGACGGAGACTCTGAGTCCGAGCTACAGTCCAGGAGACCGGGACTCGCCGAGTACTTCAGCAG caggaagcagcgGCCCCTCAGTCACAACGTCCCTGGGTGGAAGCTGTTTGGTAAAGTTCCTCCCAAACAAAGTCCCAGCAAACAGTCTCAGGTCATCCAGCAG GAGTTCAAGGCGCGGCAGGTTGCGACATGCAGCTCTTCTACCCATCATGCCGCGGGGCAGCAGAGCAAGAGGAAGGTGGAGTTTGAGCCGCTGTCGACCACAGCGCTAATCTTGGAGGACCGGCCGCC gaaCCTTCCAGCCAAGTCGGcggaggagacacagagacacagacagcagTACGAGGACATGGTGGCCGAAGCCAAGAGGATGG AGCTAAAGGAGGCtcagaggaggcagcagcagaaagaggagaggttcagacaggaggaggagatctcCAACACCTCGCTGGTCTGGAACCAGCACATCCTGCCGCGCTGGGACGCCAT GAGGTCCAGTCGTCGGGCTCGGGActtgtggtgggggggtttacCCCCCAGCGTCAGAGGGCGGGTCTGGAGCCTCGCCGTTGGCAACGAGCTCAACATCACTGCAG agcTCTACCAAATCTTCCTGTCCAGAGCCAAGGAGAAGTGGACGGGCGTCCTTGGGACTGAGG GGCGGACCATACCACAACCTGCTGCAAAGCATTCTGGGAGCGTACACTTGTTACTGACCTGA
- the LOC120819669 gene encoding TBC1 domain family member 12 isoform X2, translated as MERSKIASSQHHHHHHHHRCCFPSSSSTADVIAQQLTGSGHSKCLDLTTCSLCSGTGRLMRCCSDSQGAGPSLRYDISQTKRMNQSVEVKCLSASSNRASSCTEGSQVNCCGGGASGKSTCSASPSEACQCVNHVTNPSEGEFTSDLQVVSSDDDAFTAEPTAPGGQRLATRHCRNTFKCRRRQSAPGQMEQDDGDSESELQSRRPGLAEYFSSRKQRPLSHNVPGWKLFGKVPPKQSPSKQSQVIQQEFKARQVATCSSSTHHAAGQQSKRKVEFEPLSTTALILEDRPPNLPAKSAEETQRHRQQYEDMVAEAKRMELKEAQRRQQQKEERFRQEEEISNTSLVWNQHILPRWDAMRSSRRARDLWWGGLPPSVRGRVWSLAVGNELNITAELYQIFLSRAKEKWTGVLGTEDGTELIRRDISRALPSLCVFHKGGPYHNLLQSILGAYTCY; from the exons ATGGAAAGGAGCAAGATTGCGTCTtcgcagcatcatcatcatcatcatcatcatcgttgctgtttcccctcctcctcctccactgctgaTGTCATAGCCCAGCAGCTCACAGGTTCAGGACACAGCAAGTGTTTGGACCTCACTACCTGTTCGCTCTGCTCCGGCACGGGGCGACTAATGAGATGCTGTTCTGACAGTCAGGGGGCGGGGCCTAGTCTGCGATATGACATCTCCCAAACTAAAAGGATGAATCAAAGTGTGGAAGTGAAGTGTCTGTCAGCGAGCTCAAACAGGGCGTCGTCCTGTACCGAGGGATCACAGGTTAACTGctgtgggggcggggcttctggCAAGTCCACCTGCTCTGCGTCGCCATCGGAggcctgtcagtgtgtaaaCCATGTGACCAACCCCTCAGAGGGGGAGTTCACCTCTGACCTCCAAGTGGTCAGCTCCGATGATGACGCCTTCACTGCAGAGCCCACAGCGCCAGGTGGGCAGAGACTCGCCACTCGTCACTGCAGGAATACGTTCAAGTGCCGCCGCAGGCAGAGCGCTCCGGGTCAGATGGAGCAGGACGACGGAGACTCTGAGTCCGAGCTACAGTCCAGGAGACCGGGACTCGCCGAGTACTTCAGCAG caggaagcagcgGCCCCTCAGTCACAACGTCCCTGGGTGGAAGCTGTTTGGTAAAGTTCCTCCCAAACAAAGTCCCAGCAAACAGTCTCAGGTCATCCAGCAG GAGTTCAAGGCGCGGCAGGTTGCGACATGCAGCTCTTCTACCCATCATGCCGCGGGGCAGCAGAGCAAGAGGAAGGTGGAGTTTGAGCCGCTGTCGACCACAGCGCTAATCTTGGAGGACCGGCCGCC gaaCCTTCCAGCCAAGTCGGcggaggagacacagagacacagacagcagTACGAGGACATGGTGGCCGAAGCCAAGAGGATGG AGCTAAAGGAGGCtcagaggaggcagcagcagaaagaggagaggttcagacaggaggaggagatctcCAACACCTCGCTGGTCTGGAACCAGCACATCCTGCCGCGCTGGGACGCCAT GAGGTCCAGTCGTCGGGCTCGGGActtgtggtgggggggtttacCCCCCAGCGTCAGAGGGCGGGTCTGGAGCCTCGCCGTTGGCAACGAGCTCAACATCACTGCAG agcTCTACCAAATCTTCCTGTCCAGAGCCAAGGAGAAGTGGACGGGCGTCCTTGGGACTGAGG ACGGCACAGAGCTCATCAGGCGGGATATCTCCAGGGCGCTGCCCTCGCTCTGCGTCTTCCACAAG GGCGGACCATACCACAACCTGCTGCAAAGCATTCTGGGAGCGTACACTTGTTACTGA